From Flexistipes sp.:
ATCCAAGCCAGAACAAATAATTGACTTAATTGTAATCTCCTGTGAGTAACTACTGCCACCCTCTCTATTTCTTGTAAGATATATAGTTATAGCCGAACGTTATTGGCGAGATAGTGAGATGGGGAAATGGAGAAGTGGTAATTAGTTGAGTGGTTTATTGTTTATTATTCTTAAAGTAAGGCATTTGAATAATTCAGGAAGCGCGGCTTCAGCCGTGCAAAGTTTATTCCGAAACCCAGTATTATCAAGCATGCGGGATTAAAGTCCCACTTCCTAAAACGGAGAAAAAGACATTATTCAAAGCTCTCGAGGAGTGAATACGACGAAGCAATCTCTCTACTTTTCTTATTTTGAGATTGCCACAACCCTGTTTTCACAGGGTTTCGCAAGGATGCCTATGGCTAGCACCAGTCCTTTAGACTGGTAAATATGTTTAACATTCTATATATTCGCTAAAAGCGAATGCTAGACCGAATTAAGTGCGAAACTTGAATTATAAATTTTACCACTCCTTAATCCCCTCCTAACTTTTTGATAGGAGGGGATATAAAGCTCCTCCCCTAATTTAGGGGAGGTTGGGTGGGGTACTCATTCAAAGGTCTTGATCTGCTATCAGTAACTAAGTTTGACAGCGAATAAACAATAAATGTATAATAAATAAAAACGTTGATTGGATATGTCTAAAAAATTTATTTTATTTGCGGTATGCTTACTGGGTTTTCTCCTGCTGTTTTTAATTGACAGGTGGCAGGTGAGTCAATGGCGGCACGGGAAAAAATTAGAGCTTCAAAATGAGCTGTATGTATTCAAGAACAATCTGAAAGATTCTGTAGACAACCGCTTTAATGCCTTAAAATCTTTGTCAGCTTTATTTACTTTGAATCCTGATACAAATGCGGATGAATTTTCATACTTTGCGTCACTGTTGATGGAATATAATCCGCCCATCAGAGCCCTTCAGTATGCTGATGAGAACACCAAGGTGATTTATGTGTACCCTCCGAGAGGCAATGAAATCACGATAAAGAAGCCGATGGTGCTTAAATCCGATCCCAAGAGAGCTCCCTATGTGAAGAAAGCTATAGAGAGTAAGGAGGCAACAGTCCAGGGACCTTTCCGGCTTAGACAGGGAGGCAGAGGTGTCGTTGTAAGGCAGCCGGTGTTTAAAAATAAGAACTTTCTGGGACTGACAATTGGCGTTTATGATTTTCCTCTTCTTATAACTGAAGCCCTGGGTGAGACGAAGCGGAGCGAATTTGTTTTTCGGATTAAGAATGAAAACGGCAAAACCCTTTGGAAATCCGGTGAAATGAGAGGTGATCCGGCCAATACTGTTCTGACGCTTAGAAATATAACATGGAAAATTTCAGCCGGCTGGAAAAAAGCAATCGTTTTTCCTTTAAGAATAAGAGTCACAACATGGGGGCTGGGGCTGGGATTTCTCCTGTCTCTGGTTTATATCATTAAATCCTTTTATTCCAAAGAGTCAGAGCTGCAAAAACAGGTTAATGAGAAAACGAATGAATTGAGGAAAAATGAAGAGCGTTTCAGAAGTATTGTTGAAAATGCGCCGGATCCCATTTTTATTCAAACGGACGGCAAGTTTATCTACCTTAATCCGGCCGCCTACAGGCTTTTTGGGGTTGAATCCCCTTCGAAAATTATAGATGAATCGGTATTGAGTTATTTTCACCCCGATTTTCACGAGAAAGCATTGAAGAGAATGGAAGCTTTAAGTGAAAAAGGGGAGTCCGTTCATGAGCATTTTGAGCAGAAACTGCTGAGAGCCGATGGCACGCAAATATGGGTTGAGACAGCAGATGAGCCTATTGAATATGATAACAAACTGTGCGGACTCGTTTTTGTCAGGGACATTACGGACAGAAAAGAGGCGGAAAAGGCGCTGGTGGAAAGTGAAAAGCGGTTTATGAAAATTGCCAATACGATTCCCGGTGTATTGTATGATTATTACCGCCGGCCGGATGGTAATAATAAATTTTTATATATAAGCCCCCAATGCAGGGAAATTTTTGAATGTGAGGCCGAAGAGGTGATTCAAAATCCTTCATTGCTCTGGAATATGGTTCATACAAATGACATTAATTATTTGCTGGAGGAGGATAAAAAGGCTAACGCCGGTGGAAGCTATTTTCAGGCTGAAGTTCGTATTGTTCCCCCTTCCGGTGTAACCAAATGGATACAGCTGACATCACGTCCGGATCAAGCGGATGAGGATAAACCTAAAGTCTGGAGCGGGGTAATACTCGATATTACACAGAGAAAAGAGGCTGAAAAAGAGCTTTATGAAATAAAAAATAATCTTGAGAAAGAAGTGGAGGAAAAAACCAGAGAGCTTAAAGAGCGGGTGAAGGAATTGGAGCACTTCCGCGATGTGACCGTTGAAAGGGAAATGAGGATGCATGAGCTCCGGGAGGAAATTAAAAGACTGAAAAAGAATGAATAACTTGGTCAAATCTGTTATAATTAAAAATATCTTTTCTCAGGTTGAGTTATGAGAAAAATTATGCGTTTTCTTTCTGTAAAGGGCAACAATAAACCTGCTGATTACATTTTAAAGCCTATTAGAATTGCGCTTTTAATAGGCGGAACCTACATTGTTCTGGCGGGAATTTATATAATATATTCCAGTCAGTATGCTGCTGAACAAGCTCAAACAATCAAAGCTCTTGAGCTTACGGAGATGCAGAAGGGGCTTATTTTTGTAATAGTGACGGGTGTTATTTTAATAATTGCTTTGGGGTGGGTTTTTCGGGAGATTGCACACAAGGAAAAGAAAATTATCGATCAGCGTAATGCCCTTCTTAAATCCGAAAGGCATGCGGTGGCCGGAATGCTGGCTTCAAGTGTGGCACACGATATAAATAATGTACTCACCACACTGATTGGCACAGTGGATATTTTAAAAAATGAAATTGACGGATCTGAGACTTCACAAAAGCATCTGGACAGGCTTCAGGAAGCAAACGAACATCTTATATCTCTCACCAAACGTCTTTCCCGGGTGGGTAAGGCACATCTGGTTTCAGAAACCCAAAAGTTTGATTTGTGTTCTGTTTTGGAGGAAGCTGTCAGCTTTTCAAAAACGCATAAAGATGTGAAAGCCTGTCATCTCAACCTTGATTGTCAGGAAAATGTAGTGGTGACGGGTTTTCCGGATATGATTCATCAAATGATTTTTAATCTTGTACTGAATTCAGCGCAGGCTGCCGGAGAAGGTGGGCGCATTGATATTGCTGTTGATTCCGGAAGAAATCAAATCAGATTAGAACTCACCGATAACGGCCCCGGGATACCCGAGGATAAAAAAGACAATATTTTTCAGCCCTTCTATACAACAAAAGAAACAGGAACCGGCTTGGGAATGCTTTCCATACAGGCATGTGTGGAAGCTCATAACGGCAGCATTAAAGTGAGCGAGTCTGAAAGCGGCGGCGCCAGATTTACAATTATTCTCCCGCGGGAGAGCAGTTGAACAGTCTAAAAGTTAAGCAGATACGTAGAAATTGTTAGCATATAGTGGAAGATTCTTCGGTTCCACTCGGAATGATGCCTGCGGCTAGCACCAGTCTTTTAGACTGGTAAATATGTTTACATTCTATTTATCCGCACAAGGCGGATGCTAGACATTTTTCCCGGGCGAGGAGCCAGAAAACTGTCACCTCTTGCCTGTGGCATTTAACAGGGCAGGGAGTGAAAACGACGAAGCAATCTCACTATTTTTCTTGTTTTGAGATTGCCACAACCCTGTTTCCACAGGGTTTCGCAATGACAAAATGAAGTGCGAAACTTGATATATAAGTTGAATCCATCTACAATGGGTTGCTGTTGGTAACATTTAACGGGTAAGCTTAACCCTTAACCCTTAACACTTAACACTTAACACTTAATACTTACCACTTACCACTCAACACTTAACACTTAGTGCTGTTCCTTCACATTTTTGTTTGTTAAATGTTACAATTTTGTAACAGTATTGTTATTAGTCTCAAATATACTTATTGGTAAAGCACTGCTAACAGAGAATGATTATAATTTTAAAAATTCCTGCATTTCTTTTGCATACTGGCATAATTCATGCTATATTTATAAGATAGAAAGATATTTGGCTTGGTGAAAATTTTCTCACAGGAGGTGAGAAAGACAGCTTTTGATTCATTCTCAAGTCAAATATTAAAAATTGAAAACACCGTGACGGAAGATGCGTGATGCGTGATGCGTAAGGCGTAAGGCGGAAACCACGTCATGGGAAAATCTAAAGGAGGTAACACTATGGTTAGGAAATCTAACGGAAAGAAGGGTTTTACCCTTATCGAGCTGCTCGTCGTAGTAGCGATTATCGGTATACTGGCAGCTATCGCTATCCCACAGTTCGCCAAGTACAGAGAGAATGCTTTTAATTCTGCAGCTCAGAGTGACGTGAGAAATGCACGTACTGATGTTGAATCGTTTTATGCGGAAAATTTTAGTTATCCACAATAAGAGGAGGGAAAAAAATGAAAAAAATATTATTGTCAATAATTTTTGTATTTACATTTGCTTTATATGCAAGTGCTGATCCTACACCTACTGCTGCAGATACTGATGATAATGC
This genomic window contains:
- a CDS encoding type IV pilin protein, with the protein product MVRKSNGKKGFTLIELLVVVAIIGILAAIAIPQFAKYRENAFNSAAQSDVRNARTDVESFYAENFSYPQ
- a CDS encoding PAS domain S-box protein — its product is MSKKFILFAVCLLGFLLLFLIDRWQVSQWRHGKKLELQNELYVFKNNLKDSVDNRFNALKSLSALFTLNPDTNADEFSYFASLLMEYNPPIRALQYADENTKVIYVYPPRGNEITIKKPMVLKSDPKRAPYVKKAIESKEATVQGPFRLRQGGRGVVVRQPVFKNKNFLGLTIGVYDFPLLITEALGETKRSEFVFRIKNENGKTLWKSGEMRGDPANTVLTLRNITWKISAGWKKAIVFPLRIRVTTWGLGLGFLLSLVYIIKSFYSKESELQKQVNEKTNELRKNEERFRSIVENAPDPIFIQTDGKFIYLNPAAYRLFGVESPSKIIDESVLSYFHPDFHEKALKRMEALSEKGESVHEHFEQKLLRADGTQIWVETADEPIEYDNKLCGLVFVRDITDRKEAEKALVESEKRFMKIANTIPGVLYDYYRRPDGNNKFLYISPQCREIFECEAEEVIQNPSLLWNMVHTNDINYLLEEDKKANAGGSYFQAEVRIVPPSGVTKWIQLTSRPDQADEDKPKVWSGVILDITQRKEAEKELYEIKNNLEKEVEEKTRELKERVKELEHFRDVTVEREMRMHELREEIKRLKKNE
- a CDS encoding sensor histidine kinase, with translation MRKIMRFLSVKGNNKPADYILKPIRIALLIGGTYIVLAGIYIIYSSQYAAEQAQTIKALELTEMQKGLIFVIVTGVILIIALGWVFREIAHKEKKIIDQRNALLKSERHAVAGMLASSVAHDINNVLTTLIGTVDILKNEIDGSETSQKHLDRLQEANEHLISLTKRLSRVGKAHLVSETQKFDLCSVLEEAVSFSKTHKDVKACHLNLDCQENVVVTGFPDMIHQMIFNLVLNSAQAAGEGGRIDIAVDSGRNQIRLELTDNGPGIPEDKKDNIFQPFYTTKETGTGLGMLSIQACVEAHNGSIKVSESESGGARFTIILPRESS